A single Flavobacteriales bacterium DNA region contains:
- a CDS encoding PKD domain-containing protein, whose protein sequence is MKFHYTKLSSVGRMAIVALFLIFSAVQAKSQCTIQSNDEACVGEVVQFTATVSSGTIGVVNWEFGDNGTATGSSVSHQYTTGGSYTVKATIQIINGVPCTITKNITIYNNPQMNVVLDASTQYCLLSNKICLQDNSTSGNAGIGLSKRIVLWGDGGKTETNSPTVGEKHCYTYIKEGKYSLTIEDINAKGCSNKQTINIEILDEFNPSFFPFSRGGSCKYEDIEFVEDTGWNNRYNLLQQLIFDYADGTTDTINAPISGLSKTHRFTKSGTYQVLLTAKFKNGCTREYIRNVIIDLDAVDVKIKKSDSIICVENSIEFFHAELKNADYSWAVFDSVGNVLNRISGDRIAYLGGGFGKNYVELTITKGVCESKGRDSFEGIGVALTPRILNNDQCGNIDSVIFCGDFIGYKNSNDLHFLWNLGYHKMEQCTTDYDKGINLNRNCITRKGQYFKHRFDTTICAVASLFLIDSVTKCYATYAPVVPNYSVINTPEPKDFEFLPRPACFADAVVLRSPCVTKVNVIWDSLCNSTNFDTKRLHEYYSTCDTSRWVTTAVAFQKGDSKVYRSCDPTDFYVDSSRVCIDTFWYHRAFQLQPKPSTSANYKLLNCIPGEIRGKFNNNRQQHILKVKYDWGDGAIDSFTMQPGYDTLPDFYHKYARSGTYAIGLSMISDSGCMSESYIVIKVGFYNNFEIVSPICPGITTYVKDSIRYWDDNTPYWNLPGNVESVKWDLGDGKGFSINGPFPGIKYDYPGTYNITMVSTDRNGCTDTVVKQIEVLEFTAGIKDLADKIICDEIVQLFDSTPIIPNDKVKRNYWSFGDNTRESVLKDPFHYYSIYGSFEIMHVVETQLGCIDTTYKTIVIEGPVAHFDIVSDTVGCAPFTAEFKNNSIKASDFIWYFGDNSANNTLSTQSTANVTHTYTKPGTYEIYLYASDSVYNPHSTDTLKFCSGIFPDSTQNPVAIRRIIVLPIPIVDFEISGGLCEGDTITLKDKSDPIYTDYKWQWAGGVVSGNNPEVKVQMNDTGSVTILYTPTYTPQGIYQRACFDSAEKVIEIKYNRTEFNFTKDSLCPIYTFTADGDDLIAYSWDFGHPASGDSNVSNLPTPHHSFYPDLGDFEVCLTTKNVDGCINEYCELVESEHSFTVFTPNILTPNDDDLNDVFYVEVEGSQLFELYIYNRWGEKVYEVKENYGKNTSLYWNGKVMNSGKPCPPGTYFYILKVQEGCNEEADIEKIEGVVTLFRD, encoded by the coding sequence ATGAAATTTCATTACACAAAATTGTCGTCTGTTGGCCGAATGGCAATTGTTGCTTTATTTCTAATTTTTAGTGCGGTTCAGGCAAAATCGCAATGCACCATTCAGTCAAACGATGAAGCCTGTGTGGGCGAGGTGGTTCAGTTTACAGCCACCGTTTCCAGCGGCACCATTGGAGTGGTAAATTGGGAATTTGGCGACAATGGAACTGCCACCGGAAGCAGCGTATCGCACCAATACACCACAGGGGGTAGTTATACGGTTAAAGCCACCATCCAAATTATAAATGGGGTGCCATGCACCATTACCAAAAACATCACTATATACAATAACCCACAGATGAATGTGGTGTTGGATGCCTCCACCCAATACTGCCTTCTTTCAAACAAAATTTGCTTACAAGATAACTCTACTTCCGGCAATGCAGGCATCGGCCTTTCTAAGCGTATAGTTTTGTGGGGGGATGGCGGAAAAACAGAAACCAATAGCCCGACAGTGGGCGAAAAGCACTGCTATACCTATATAAAAGAGGGTAAATATTCTTTGACTATAGAAGACATAAACGCCAAAGGTTGCTCGAATAAACAAACCATAAACATCGAAATTTTGGATGAATTTAACCCAAGCTTTTTTCCATTCAGTCGAGGTGGTTCATGCAAATACGAGGACATTGAATTTGTGGAAGACACCGGGTGGAACAATCGATACAATCTTTTGCAACAACTCATTTTTGACTATGCCGACGGAACAACGGATACCATTAATGCTCCTATTTCGGGTTTGTCGAAAACGCATCGTTTCACAAAATCGGGAACCTATCAGGTATTGCTAACGGCAAAGTTTAAAAACGGTTGTACTCGTGAATATATCCGAAACGTCATCATTGATTTGGATGCGGTGGATGTAAAAATTAAAAAATCAGATTCGATAATTTGCGTTGAAAATTCCATTGAATTTTTTCATGCTGAATTAAAAAATGCGGATTATTCTTGGGCCGTGTTTGATTCTGTAGGAAATGTGTTGAATAGGATTAGCGGTGACAGAATAGCCTATCTAGGTGGTGGTTTTGGGAAAAACTATGTGGAACTGACCATAACAAAAGGGGTATGCGAATCAAAGGGGAGGGATTCGTTTGAAGGAATAGGAGTAGCCTTGACTCCACGTATTTTAAACAACGACCAATGTGGGAATATTGATTCCGTAATTTTTTGTGGCGACTTTATTGGTTATAAAAATTCAAACGATTTACATTTTTTGTGGAATTTGGGTTACCACAAAATGGAACAATGTACAACAGACTACGATAAAGGAATAAACTTAAATAGAAACTGTATTACCAGAAAAGGGCAATATTTTAAACACCGATTTGATACAACAATTTGTGCTGTTGCATCACTTTTTTTAATTGACTCTGTAACCAAATGCTATGCCACGTATGCTCCTGTAGTGCCAAACTATTCGGTCATAAATACTCCCGAGCCAAAAGATTTTGAATTTTTACCGCGTCCGGCATGTTTTGCTGATGCGGTTGTTTTACGAAGTCCATGCGTAACAAAAGTCAATGTTATCTGGGATTCGTTGTGCAATTCTACCAATTTTGATACCAAACGGCTGCATGAATACTATTCTACCTGCGATACCAGTAGGTGGGTTACAACTGCGGTAGCGTTTCAAAAAGGCGATTCAAAAGTATATCGCTCGTGCGACCCAACAGATTTTTATGTTGATAGTTCGAGGGTATGTATCGATACATTTTGGTATCACAGAGCTTTTCAATTGCAGCCCAAGCCAAGCACTTCGGCCAACTATAAACTGCTTAACTGCATACCGGGAGAAATAAGAGGGAAGTTTAATAACAACCGCCAACAACACATTTTAAAAGTAAAATACGATTGGGGAGATGGGGCAATTGATAGTTTTACTATGCAGCCAGGCTACGACACCCTGCCTGATTTCTACCACAAATATGCCCGCTCCGGCACGTATGCCATAGGGCTTTCCATGATTTCTGATTCGGGCTGTATGTCTGAGAGCTACATTGTTATCAAAGTCGGGTTTTATAATAATTTTGAAATTGTAAGCCCCATTTGTCCGGGCATTACCACCTATGTCAAAGATTCCATTCGATACTGGGATGACAACACTCCTTATTGGAATTTGCCCGGAAATGTTGAATCGGTTAAATGGGATTTGGGCGATGGAAAAGGTTTTAGCATTAACGGACCCTTTCCAGGAATAAAATATGACTACCCTGGTACATACAATATTACCATGGTTTCCACCGACCGAAATGGTTGCACAGACACCGTGGTGAAGCAAATCGAAGTGCTGGAGTTTACTGCCGGAATCAAAGATTTGGCCGACAAAATTATCTGCGACGAAATTGTGCAGTTGTTCGACTCCACCCCCATTATACCGAATGATAAGGTAAAAAGAAATTATTGGAGTTTTGGCGACAATACCCGTGAGAGCGTTTTAAAAGACCCATTTCATTATTATTCTATTTATGGAAGTTTTGAAATAATGCATGTTGTAGAAACCCAATTAGGTTGTATCGATACTACGTACAAAACCATTGTTATAGAGGGGCCGGTGGCACATTTTGATATTGTTTCCGACACGGTGGGTTGTGCACCTTTTACTGCTGAGTTTAAAAACAATTCCATAAAAGCGAGCGATTTTATTTGGTATTTTGGCGATAATTCGGCCAATAATACCTTGAGCACTCAGTCCACCGCCAACGTGACACACACTTATACTAAACCCGGCACGTATGAAATATATCTATATGCCAGCGATAGTGTGTATAACCCCCACTCTACCGATACCTTAAAATTTTGCAGTGGTATTTTTCCGGATAGCACTCAAAATCCGGTGGCCATTCGTCGCATCATTGTGCTGCCCATTCCAATAGTTGATTTTGAAATTAGCGGAGGCTTGTGCGAAGGAGATACCATAACACTTAAAGATAAATCAGACCCCATTTATACCGATTATAAATGGCAATGGGCAGGCGGAGTTGTCTCTGGAAATAATCCGGAGGTGAAAGTGCAAATGAACGACACCGGAAGTGTAACTATTTTATATACTCCAACCTATACACCGCAAGGAATCTATCAACGAGCATGTTTTGACAGTGCAGAGAAAGTAATTGAGATTAAATATAACCGTACGGAATTTAATTTTACCAAAGATTCCCTCTGCCCCATTTATACCTTCACGGCTGATGGAGACGATTTAATAGCGTATTCGTGGGATTTTGGACATCCGGCCAGTGGCGATAGCAATGTCTCCAACTTACCGACACCACATCATTCGTTTTACCCCGATTTAGGCGATTTTGAAGTTTGTCTTACCACAAAAAACGTGGATGGCTGCATCAACGAATATTGCGAGTTGGTGGAAAGCGAGCACAGCTTTACCGTATTTACACCCAATATTTTGACACCCAATGATGATGATTTGAACGATGTTTTTTATGTAGAAGTAGAGGGCAGCCAACTATTTGAATTATACATTTACAATCGGTGGGGAGAAAAGGTGTATGAGGTGAAAGAAAACTATGGAAAAAATACCTCGTTGTATTGGAATGGAAAAGTGATGAACAGCGGTAAACCTTGCCCTCCCGGTACCTATTTTTATATTTTGAAAGTGCAAGAAGGTTGCAACGAGGAGGCAGACATTGAAAAAATAGAAGGTGTGGTAACACTTTTTAGAGATTGA
- a CDS encoding GyrI-like domain-containing protein, whose translation MTPRIEIFPETVLIGMSLTMSFAENKTVQLWQSFMPRRSEIKNARGVELFSVDVYNDSNFYQKFSPVKQFEKWAAVAVSINKRVPDGMKSLLIPKGEYAVFHYKGKPSEAQPTFQYIFGKWLPESKYQMADRPFMAIMNEKYLGEHPDSEEEFWVPIIPKS comes from the coding sequence ATGACTCCTCGAATAGAAATTTTTCCAGAAACCGTTTTGATAGGCATGAGCTTGACTATGTCGTTTGCCGAGAATAAAACCGTGCAACTTTGGCAATCGTTTATGCCTCGTCGTTCGGAAATAAAAAATGCCAGGGGTGTTGAATTATTTTCGGTGGATGTGTATAACGATAGCAACTTTTATCAAAAGTTTAGTCCGGTAAAGCAATTTGAAAAATGGGCGGCAGTGGCCGTTTCTATAAACAAACGTGTTCCCGATGGAATGAAAAGCCTATTAATTCCAAAAGGAGAATATGCTGTGTTTCACTATAAAGGCAAACCCAGCGAGGCCCAACCTACGTTTCAATATATTTTTGGTAAGTGGCTTCCAGAGTCAAAATATCAAATGGCTGACCGACCGTTTATGGCCATAATGAATGAAAAATATTTGGGCGAACACCCCGACTCGGAGGAGGAGTTTTGGGTGCCGATTATCCCAAAATCTTAA